The proteins below come from a single Streptomyces sp. NBC_01276 genomic window:
- a CDS encoding trypsin-like peptidase domain-containing protein, which produces MAAVRGRDVLEASQVRVLSAEGEVVGAGFLVAADVVCSCAHVVARALGVPDNARSAPGGLVHVDFPLLAGCPAGRAAVVSWRSGGQDVALLKLEAVVEGARPVQLVDGTGVWGHTFRALGYPGGADLGVWASGTLRAGQGSGWVQMEAHEPGPRISAGFSGSPVWDDAQDGVVGMTVAAHVGERTAYLLPSAELVDEETLRSRCPFQGLAPFSEVHAEFFHGRDGDVARVYAAVRRRPLTLVAGPSGCGKSSLVGAGVLPRLRADGMGVSRLRPVPGVRAAVALARVLTGVLEPGLDEIERLAKAEELARLLSGDGGLPSELRSRILARGGGAGHVLFVDQFEEYAAAEATAARDLLALLAALAGEDGPSALRVLATARPDSLDALVTADTSDLLSDAVEFLAPLAGEGLERAVTGPVHDMPGLWFEPGLPERIISDAGDEPGRMTLVQFALTELWERRTRSMLTHAAYDELGGVAGALVGYADDTLDKLAPARRDLARRLFAQLARPEADAFLRRPTRAGDLAPELVGLAKELAPSKLVVLSRGPGDVEEVVDLAHEALTRLWPRLRQWLADSRDFRAWQEQLRADHRRWLAQQRESPRLLSGTDLAEAERRLAGHPDDISTDEREYVLLSRRHSRRGGRIKKAAVGALAVLTTLSLVLTVVTVRSLRVTEDQLRFQAAALLAQAADDTPGTDPAAALQLALAAWSTRQTPKTRDALMHQYAREQYLVGAHPSVWKGRAENMDATPDGRTLVVKSEPSGGRVSTFTVVTGALEGTVKAREIGGVPADVDATDLSPDGSLFVAASENEVRLWRTNDGSGHEPVVLNRGEHKIAEKNATSLDFSSDGKRLLLTMKDNSMECYYHPEVCVPPFAEVWEVPSGKRIPVAADLLTDNRLSEVAFTADSDAVVLSTYSGKAEREVIVKDLATGRRLYGLGPEPDGSIYAQSVRAGGEVALTWADGKPYVQTLGRTPGPRVAIPDNGSFATVDATGNYGIEGRPGIGDVSEGGYVESTLTDVRTGRLYHTRMPTPGEMGTQYARIAVVPRADGTLVALIPVGTTLMEVRAERTGNEQFRAGDSTSGRFALSPDGRFVAKVGDKTLEVLDASRTVRRSVEIPAEAAHGDWEVTWTADSQSVVVWGRKAGLQRAYPVSDLGQSVPLPQEAQKGEEVDSVVGVQGREIVLLTANGTLARLDADRGTVLTQPFLAHPGPNNNRGLLGDFFVYGQLMARPGHPGQVAFVTRAGGARGEVRLWDVRVPEQAAPLVGPAVGSSLTERSFGSSLVFSSDGSRLAVANSDGRIRIWDVDRRTRLQQEVPHPSLNRLIGFTPDGRLLTYLNGMIKIYDLANGSFLSLPAAEHSEEVSDTTAQVASDHRLLIDNAGGRRTFDLRPEVQFRTLCAGAGRDYTENERKLLPKGTPSGRPCS; this is translated from the coding sequence ATGGCCGCTGTGCGGGGGCGGGACGTTCTCGAAGCCTCGCAGGTTCGGGTCCTGTCGGCCGAGGGCGAGGTGGTCGGTGCCGGGTTCCTCGTCGCCGCCGACGTGGTGTGCAGTTGTGCCCACGTCGTGGCCCGGGCGCTCGGAGTGCCCGACAATGCGCGGTCGGCACCGGGTGGGTTGGTGCACGTCGATTTTCCGCTCCTGGCCGGCTGCCCCGCGGGGCGGGCGGCCGTGGTGTCCTGGAGGTCCGGCGGGCAGGACGTCGCGTTGCTGAAGCTGGAGGCGGTCGTCGAGGGCGCCCGGCCGGTACAGCTGGTCGACGGGACCGGTGTCTGGGGTCACACGTTCCGGGCGCTCGGCTACCCGGGTGGTGCCGACCTCGGGGTGTGGGCCTCCGGGACCCTGAGGGCCGGGCAGGGGTCGGGCTGGGTGCAGATGGAGGCGCACGAACCGGGTCCGCGGATCTCGGCGGGATTCAGTGGGTCCCCTGTCTGGGACGACGCGCAGGACGGCGTCGTCGGCATGACGGTCGCCGCGCATGTAGGCGAGCGCACCGCCTATCTGCTGCCGTCCGCCGAGCTGGTCGACGAGGAGACGCTGCGGTCGCGGTGCCCGTTCCAGGGACTCGCGCCGTTCTCGGAGGTCCACGCGGAGTTCTTCCACGGGCGCGACGGCGATGTCGCACGCGTGTACGCGGCCGTGCGCAGGCGGCCCCTGACGCTGGTCGCCGGGCCCTCAGGGTGCGGGAAGTCCTCACTCGTGGGGGCGGGGGTGCTGCCACGGCTGCGGGCCGATGGGATGGGTGTCTCCCGGCTACGGCCCGTGCCGGGGGTACGGGCGGCCGTGGCGCTGGCGAGGGTGCTGACAGGTGTTCTGGAACCGGGGCTCGACGAGATCGAGCGGCTCGCGAAGGCGGAGGAGCTGGCAAGACTGCTGAGTGGCGACGGCGGCCTCCCGTCCGAGTTGCGGAGCAGGATCCTCGCCCGCGGTGGAGGAGCCGGGCACGTCCTCTTCGTCGACCAGTTCGAGGAGTACGCGGCAGCCGAAGCCACCGCTGCCCGTGACCTGTTGGCGCTCCTTGCCGCGCTCGCGGGCGAAGACGGACCATCGGCATTACGGGTCCTCGCGACCGCGAGGCCCGACTCGCTCGACGCGCTGGTGACGGCCGACACATCCGATCTGCTCAGCGACGCCGTGGAGTTCCTGGCGCCGCTTGCCGGTGAGGGACTGGAGCGGGCCGTGACCGGGCCCGTCCATGACATGCCGGGGCTGTGGTTCGAGCCGGGGCTGCCGGAGCGGATCATTTCGGATGCGGGCGACGAGCCCGGACGGATGACCCTGGTCCAGTTCGCCCTGACCGAGCTGTGGGAACGTCGCACGCGGTCGATGCTGACCCACGCCGCGTACGACGAACTGGGGGGTGTGGCGGGTGCGCTGGTCGGATACGCGGACGACACGCTCGACAAGCTGGCACCGGCCCGGAGGGACCTCGCCCGGCGGCTGTTCGCTCAATTGGCCCGGCCGGAGGCTGACGCCTTCCTCCGTCGTCCGACCCGCGCCGGCGACCTGGCTCCCGAACTCGTCGGCCTGGCCAAAGAGCTCGCGCCGAGCAAGCTGGTCGTCCTCTCCAGGGGCCCGGGCGACGTCGAGGAGGTCGTCGATCTGGCACACGAGGCACTGACCCGGCTCTGGCCGCGCCTGCGGCAGTGGCTGGCCGACTCCCGGGACTTCCGCGCCTGGCAGGAGCAGTTGCGCGCCGATCACCGCCGCTGGTTGGCACAGCAGAGGGAGTCACCGCGGCTGTTGAGCGGCACTGACCTCGCCGAGGCGGAGCGTCGCCTGGCCGGGCACCCTGACGACATATCCACGGACGAGCGTGAGTACGTACTCCTGAGCCGACGTCACTCCCGGCGCGGAGGCAGGATCAAGAAGGCAGCCGTGGGAGCGCTGGCCGTTCTCACCACACTGTCGCTCGTTCTGACGGTGGTCACCGTACGGAGCCTTCGGGTGACCGAGGACCAGCTGCGGTTCCAGGCGGCGGCACTGCTGGCACAAGCCGCCGACGACACCCCCGGCACCGACCCGGCTGCCGCGCTCCAGCTGGCCCTGGCCGCATGGAGCACCCGGCAGACCCCGAAGACCCGCGACGCGCTGATGCACCAGTACGCACGGGAGCAGTACCTGGTGGGTGCCCACCCGTCCGTCTGGAAGGGCCGGGCCGAGAACATGGACGCCACGCCGGACGGCCGTACGCTCGTCGTCAAGTCGGAGCCGTCGGGAGGAAGGGTATCGACGTTCACCGTCGTCACGGGCGCCCTCGAAGGCACGGTCAAGGCGCGGGAAATCGGCGGAGTTCCAGCCGACGTGGACGCCACCGACCTCAGCCCGGACGGCAGCCTGTTCGTAGCGGCCTCCGAGAACGAGGTCCGGCTGTGGCGGACGAACGACGGGTCGGGGCACGAGCCCGTCGTCCTGAACCGCGGGGAGCACAAAATCGCCGAGAAGAACGCAACGAGCCTGGACTTCAGCAGTGACGGGAAGCGTCTGCTGCTGACGATGAAGGACAACTCCATGGAGTGCTACTACCACCCTGAGGTGTGTGTCCCGCCCTTCGCCGAAGTGTGGGAGGTGCCCTCCGGAAAAAGGATTCCCGTCGCGGCCGATCTCCTGACCGACAACAGGCTGTCCGAGGTCGCGTTCACCGCGGACTCGGATGCGGTGGTGCTGTCGACCTATTCGGGGAAGGCCGAGCGCGAGGTCATCGTCAAGGACCTCGCCACCGGGCGTCGGCTCTACGGCCTCGGACCAGAACCCGACGGCAGCATCTACGCCCAGTCGGTCCGAGCGGGCGGCGAAGTCGCGCTGACATGGGCCGACGGCAAACCGTACGTGCAGACGCTCGGCCGCACGCCCGGGCCGCGCGTCGCTATACCCGACAACGGTTCGTTCGCCACTGTCGATGCCACGGGGAACTACGGCATCGAGGGCCGTCCCGGCATCGGCGATGTCAGTGAGGGCGGGTATGTCGAGTCGACTCTGACCGACGTGCGGACGGGGCGGCTCTATCACACGCGCATGCCGACACCAGGTGAGATGGGCACCCAATACGCCCGGATCGCGGTGGTACCGCGGGCGGACGGCACGCTCGTGGCCCTCATACCCGTCGGCACCACCCTGATGGAGGTGCGGGCGGAGCGGACGGGCAACGAGCAGTTCCGGGCCGGGGACAGTACCAGCGGCAGGTTCGCGCTGTCGCCCGACGGACGCTTCGTGGCCAAGGTCGGCGACAAGACCCTGGAGGTCCTTGACGCCTCCCGCACGGTCCGGCGGTCCGTGGAGATTCCGGCCGAGGCGGCCCACGGCGACTGGGAGGTCACGTGGACCGCCGATTCACAGTCGGTCGTGGTGTGGGGGCGCAAGGCCGGTCTCCAACGCGCCTACCCGGTATCCGACCTCGGACAGAGCGTGCCGCTCCCCCAGGAGGCCCAGAAGGGGGAGGAAGTCGACAGCGTCGTCGGAGTGCAGGGGCGCGAGATCGTCCTGTTGACCGCGAACGGCACGCTGGCGCGGCTCGACGCCGATCGCGGGACCGTCCTCACCCAGCCCTTCCTCGCCCACCCCGGCCCCAACAACAACAGGGGCCTGCTCGGCGACTTCTTCGTCTACGGCCAGCTCATGGCCCGTCCGGGGCATCCGGGTCAGGTCGCTTTCGTTACCAGGGCGGGCGGCGCTCGTGGCGAGGTCCGGTTGTGGGACGTCAGGGTCCCGGAGCAGGCTGCGCCCCTGGTGGGCCCCGCCGTCGGCTCCTCGCTCACGGAACGGTCCTTCGGCAGCTCCCTGGTGTTTTCCTCCGACGGCTCGCGGCTCGCGGTGGCGAACTCCGACGGGCGAATCCGCATATGGGACGTCGACCGCCGGACACGGCTGCAGCAGGAGGTGCCGCACCCCAGCCTGAACCGCCTGATCGGGTTCACGCCGGACGGCAGGCTCCTCACCTACCTGAACGGAATGATCAAAATCTACGATCTGGCGAACGGTTCCTTCCTGTCCCTGCCGGCCGCGGAGCACAGTGAAGAGGTCTCCGACACCACGGCGCAGGTGGCGTCGGACCACCGGCTGCTGATCGACAACGCCGGGGGGCGCCGGACCTTCGACCTCCGCCCTGAAGTCCAGTTCCGCACGCTGTGCGCCGGCGCCGGACGCGACTACACGGAGAACGAACGCAAGCTCCTTCCGAAGGGCACACCGTCCGGGCGCCCTTGTTCCTGA
- a CDS encoding CU044_2847 family protein has product MTASENVTLDDGTTVRFLLADVSPPASKRDDPVDGLGPLVPVGRRGDAVAAIAADALRSTLRPLGALVQEVHSAMVTVPAPPTEITVTFGIQLNQDLKLGIVSGNGQAHLTVTASWSPTPEAPVSPA; this is encoded by the coding sequence ATGACCGCTTCAGAGAATGTGACTCTCGACGACGGCACCACGGTCCGTTTCCTGCTCGCCGACGTCAGCCCACCCGCGTCGAAGCGGGACGACCCGGTCGACGGCCTCGGCCCGCTCGTCCCCGTGGGCCGGCGGGGGGACGCCGTCGCCGCCATCGCCGCCGACGCCCTGCGAAGCACGCTCAGGCCGCTGGGGGCCCTTGTCCAAGAGGTCCACTCCGCGATGGTCACGGTGCCCGCGCCGCCGACGGAGATCACCGTCACGTTCGGCATACAACTGAACCAGGACCTGAAGTTGGGGATCGTCAGCGGAAACGGCCAGGCGCACCTGACCGTCACCGCAAGCTGGAGCCCCACTCCCGAAGCCCCCGTCTCCCCCGCCTGA